From the endosymbiont of Bathymodiolus septemdierum str. Myojin knoll genome, one window contains:
- a CDS encoding DUF1249 domain-containing protein codes for MGIEDNFLKSLYTQHNPKRYSDVSALFELNYHKILKLIPTLKEVTNNRIIRHDSMQDLHLLVEERTPYTGTFILTHILGEVNRPDIKFKIFFDAKLLEVLSVCNETTLNSSHPYAMI; via the coding sequence ATGGGTATAGAAGATAATTTTTTAAAATCATTATATACGCAACACAATCCGAAGCGTTATTCAGATGTGTCAGCGTTGTTTGAGTTAAATTATCATAAGATTTTAAAACTAATACCGACTCTAAAAGAAGTAACAAATAACCGCATAATTCGCCATGATAGTATGCAAGACTTACATTTGTTGGTTGAAGAAAGAACGCCTTATACCGGTACTTTTATCCTTACTCATATTTTGGGTGAAGTTAATCGCCCTGATATTAAATTCAAGATATTTTTTGATGCAAAATTATTGGAAGTGTTATCAGTGTGTAACGAAACCACGCTGAATAGTTCGCATCCATATGCAATGATATGA
- a CDS encoding metallophosphoesterase family protein, whose amino-acid sequence MHNFVQISDCHIDDTAKSMGVDTHQNLAQVVKEITTVESEAVFISGDLTHHGTTKSYEKLKALLSPIRSDIFVIGGNHDSDKLNDVFAQNLFKKISLGAWDIISVDSVQKDKTSGYLTVNTLTKLNKRLSLSTAKYIIVMLHHPVVPMNSTWDDTLSLKNPQDLFAVLNKYAKIRAVLFGHVHESAEFNRQGIKIIACPSTAMQFTDEKRIGFNYYTLSDSGHLDYETQWV is encoded by the coding sequence GTGCATAATTTTGTTCAAATAAGCGATTGTCATATTGACGACACTGCAAAGTCGATGGGTGTTGATACGCATCAAAATTTAGCACAGGTTGTTAAAGAAATCACCACTGTGGAAAGTGAGGCTGTTTTTATCAGTGGGGATCTAACACATCATGGCACAACAAAATCTTATGAAAAATTAAAAGCCCTTTTATCGCCTATACGCAGTGACATTTTTGTCATTGGTGGTAACCATGATTCGGATAAACTTAACGATGTTTTTGCACAGAATTTATTTAAAAAAATATCGCTTGGTGCGTGGGATATTATCAGCGTTGATTCTGTGCAAAAAGATAAAACCAGTGGCTATCTCACAGTAAATACTCTAACTAAATTAAACAAACGACTGAGCCTGTCAACTGCCAAATACATTATTGTAATGCTACACCACCCTGTCGTACCGATGAACAGCACTTGGGATGACACACTTTCTTTGAAAAATCCGCAGGATTTATTCGCAGTTTTGAACAAATACGCTAAAATACGAGCTGTATTGTTTGGGCATGTGCACGAATCGGCAGAATTTAATAGACAAGGCATAAAAATTATCGCCTGCCCTTCAACGGCAATGCAATTTACCGATGAAAAACGCATTGGCTTTAATTATTACACGCTAAGCGATAGCGGACACTTGGACTATGAAACGCAATGGGTATAG
- the alr gene encoding alanine racemase → MSAVAVISQSALTHNLSVVKRKSSAKIVAMVKANAYGHHLNLVMPLIEGADILAVSELAEVQKLRRITDRPILLLSGVHSSQELQQAIDLDCQIVLHHRLQISLIAKYDKAIRVWVKIDTGMHRLGLSQDEYQQCLLDFESNPLISIESVMSHFACADALVNPMNQKQLKTFERLTNNTNNRSMANSAAILSNPDTHFDFVRPGIMLYGASPFSDNDFDLQPVMQLSAPVISVKTIQTGESVGYGATWTADKATTIAIIGIGYGDGYPRHAKNGTPVLINNTLCPLVGRVSMDMIMINVNDVKVVIGDTAILWGDEKLRVETVATHSDTISYELLTGVSNRVAFVRGA, encoded by the coding sequence ATGTCCGCTGTTGCAGTCATTTCTCAATCTGCGCTGACACACAACCTATCCGTTGTTAAGAGAAAATCATCTGCAAAAATCGTGGCAATGGTGAAGGCTAACGCCTATGGGCACCATTTAAACTTGGTAATGCCTTTGATTGAAGGGGCGGATATCTTGGCAGTCAGCGAATTGGCAGAAGTGCAAAAATTACGCCGAATAACCGACCGCCCTATTCTTTTATTGTCAGGCGTTCATTCTTCTCAAGAATTACAACAGGCGATTGATTTGGACTGTCAGATTGTGTTGCATCATAGATTGCAAATATCTTTGATTGCTAAGTATGATAAGGCAATTCGTGTTTGGGTGAAAATTGATACGGGGATGCACAGATTGGGTTTGTCACAAGATGAGTATCAACAGTGTTTGCTTGATTTTGAAAGTAACCCATTGATTAGCATTGAATCTGTAATGAGTCATTTTGCCTGCGCTGATGCGTTGGTAAATCCAATGAATCAAAAACAACTCAAGACCTTTGAACGATTAACCAACAATACCAATAATCGCTCTATGGCGAACTCTGCGGCGATTTTATCCAATCCAGACACGCATTTTGATTTTGTGCGTCCAGGCATTATGCTGTATGGCGCATCGCCATTTTCTGATAATGATTTTGACTTACAGCCCGTGATGCAACTATCCGCGCCGGTTATCTCGGTTAAAACCATTCAAACGGGTGAATCGGTTGGTTATGGTGCAACTTGGACAGCGGATAAAGCAACAACAATCGCAATCATTGGTATTGGCTATGGCGATGGTTACCCTCGCCACGCTAAAAATGGCACCCCTGTTTTAATTAACAACACACTTTGTCCGTTAGTTGGGCGCGTGTCAATGGATATGATTATGATAAATGTTAACGATGTGAAAGTTGTAATAGGCGATACAGCGATTTTATGGGGGGATGAAAAACTGCGCGTGGAAACGGTAGCAACACATAGCGACACCATTAGTTATGAATTATTGACAGGTGTGAGTAATCGCGTGGCGTTTGTTCGTGGTGCATAA
- the dnaB gene encoding replicative DNA helicase, with protein MDIENIKVPPNSLESEQSVLGGLLMHNDAWDDVADVLTADDFYRPSHRAIFNAIHILLEHGEPADILTVKERLKKTGDEETAGGFEYLAQIAESTPSVSNVKTYAQHVRELSVYRQLIIVSQEIANAAYQPKDIEVQELIDLSERKIFKIAEQITRGKQDVVNVKDITKNIANQVQEWAESQGSITGLETGFTDLDEKTSGLQNGDLIIIAGRPSMGKTAFAMNVVGNVAIEQGKPVLVFSLEMPTEALVLRMISSFGHIDSKKIRKGEMTETDWNSFSHAVTALDKNNILIDETPSITPTEIRAKARRAKRQYPNLSLIMVDYLQLMTVHGKSENRVQEISEISRSLKALAKEIDVPVIALSQLNRGVEGRPKANKGRMPQMSDLRESGSIEQDADIIAFVYRDEQYHDETYSNPEEVGKADLMIAKHRNGETGNIKLAWIGQYTRFENLANDSQMQYAPNEYQIEAADAHNVPNFEDGDTPNFETEAF; from the coding sequence ATGGACATTGAAAACATTAAAGTACCGCCAAATTCACTAGAATCAGAGCAATCTGTACTAGGTGGCTTACTAATGCATAATGATGCTTGGGATGATGTGGCAGATGTATTGACGGCAGATGATTTTTATCGACCTTCTCATCGTGCTATTTTTAATGCAATTCATATACTCTTAGAACACGGCGAACCTGCAGATATTTTAACGGTTAAAGAAAGACTTAAAAAGACAGGTGATGAAGAAACTGCTGGTGGCTTTGAATACTTAGCACAAATCGCTGAAAGCACACCGAGTGTTAGCAATGTTAAAACTTACGCGCAACATGTACGAGAGTTATCTGTTTACCGTCAGTTAATTATAGTCAGTCAAGAAATTGCCAATGCGGCTTATCAACCGAAAGACATTGAAGTCCAAGAATTGATTGATTTATCTGAAAGAAAAATCTTTAAGATTGCCGAACAAATTACCCGTGGCAAACAAGATGTCGTAAATGTCAAAGACATCACTAAAAATATTGCTAACCAAGTGCAGGAATGGGCAGAAAGTCAAGGCTCAATCACAGGGCTGGAAACAGGTTTTACCGACTTAGACGAAAAAACCTCGGGCTTACAGAATGGTGATTTAATCATCATTGCTGGTCGTCCTTCGATGGGCAAGACAGCGTTTGCAATGAATGTTGTGGGTAATGTCGCAATAGAACAAGGTAAACCTGTCTTGGTATTTTCATTGGAAATGCCAACTGAAGCATTGGTATTGAGAATGATTTCTTCATTTGGGCATATTGATAGCAAGAAAATCCGCAAGGGTGAAATGACGGAAACCGATTGGAACAGTTTTAGTCATGCGGTTACGGCACTTGATAAAAATAACATTTTGATTGATGAAACACCCTCTATTACACCGACAGAAATTCGTGCGAAAGCACGCCGAGCTAAAAGACAATATCCTAATTTGTCCCTTATTATGGTGGATTACCTACAATTGATGACGGTACACGGCAAGAGTGAGAATAGGGTGCAAGAAATCTCTGAAATTTCTCGTTCACTCAAAGCACTTGCCAAAGAAATCGATGTGCCTGTAATTGCTCTGTCGCAGTTAAATCGTGGCGTTGAAGGACGCCCTAAAGCGAACAAGGGTCGTATGCCGCAAATGTCGGACTTGCGTGAATCGGGTTCGATTGAGCAGGATGCGGATATTATTGCATTTGTTTATCGCGATGAGCAATATCACGATGAAACCTACTCCAACCCCGAAGAAGTAGGTAAGGCGGATTTGATGATTGCTAAGCATCGTAATGGCGAAACGGGTAATATTAAACTGGCATGGATTGGGCAATATACACGCTTTGAGAACTTAGCAAATGATTCACAAATGCAATATGCACCTAATGAATATCAGATAGAAGCCGCAGATGCACACAATGTGCCTAATTTTGAAGACGGTGACACACCTAATTTCGAGACAGAGGCCTTCTAA